CAGGCACAAAAGGGAGATAGGTCTATAATTTGAAGCAAGCTCCTTAGAGTCTTTTTTATGAACAGGTGTTACGTTAGCTTCTTTCCATTCCTTGGGCAAACAAGCTGTTTTGAGCGAGGTGTTAAACATCATGCAAAGACTGGCCGGAATTCTATTGGGACCACAGGATTTCGTGATGTCAAAGTCCATGAGACACTTCAGTTGCGACTTCGTTAACCGAAATAGTTAATTCAGACATAAGCGGCCAGGTAAACGATTGATCATGAATATTCAAGTAACTAGTGTTTACGTTTGTAGTCGACTGTGGCCTTAAGACAGAGGAAAAATATAAGTTGAATAATTCTGCCTTATCAGCAGAGCTGGTTGCGGTAATACCGTTGTAAGAGATAACACTTGGTTTTCCTCGAGAGTGCAGAATTGCCTTATGGTAATGGAAAGTCCCGTTGCTTGCGCCTGCGCTTGCATGATTATGGTAGTTAACACGTGTATTTGCTTGCGTTTGCGTTGCTCGTgtgaacatagttaatagagaggactggtttggaagctcggcaaacatcaaaggagcaaacaaagatgccaagatttaggttggaaagtccacgaccgtgcacaatcttttgttttgcgcgcATACACTATTCataaattacgtaaccaacacgtttctattggttagttcctcagtacggagtaaacaactattgtcttttgtgcacggtcaaggccaaaaaagagaacaaaaacctacaacaaagaaagttgtcgggcCTCATAACCATTCTCGTTTATTAACTATGGTGTGAACTAGGCTTTAGGAGAAAGCAGCGCAGAGTTCGAAAGGACGGAATTAAATGAATGCTTGTTGTACCGTATTGATGAAAGGAGCCTTAAAATTGAGAGGGCATATTGAACCTCGACTGTTCAAGAACAATGTACGATAGCCTGTGCAAGATTTCAAGATTTGTCAACAAAGGTTAAAGAAGCCAAAATGCCAGCATAGTGTAGACCAGTTTAACAGAACAGCTTTAACCTGTAAGTGCAAAATACTTTTTGAAGATTAAAATAACTGCTATTTTGTGGGGATACCATTACAGTAACACCTGTGATTAATTTATGAACATTTTCTCCTATCATGAATTTACAAGGAAACAAGTCAGATCTGGAAAAAAGGTGTTTGATGTTCGAAAAAAAACTCGGTTTTTTGTTAAGAATGTTTAAATCTTTTCATGGGAAAAGCCGCTTCTTTGATTTGCCGACGAAGATTCTTTGTGTGGGTTTAATTAGTAGAATGTAACAGTCGTTGAACGTTGTCTTCTCTTGAATTTTTTGATCGAATGCCTTAACTTTTTTAACTGTAGCAACGTGTTCTTATAGTTTTTATATTCCTGATTTTGTGTTGTGCTGCGCAAACCTTGATGAAACCTATGTAAGAAATCTAAGTGAAAAGATCGTTTATAGAATAGATACAAGCTCGAACAAAGATATGCTAATGTAGGCACCGCGCAAGCGTGTTTGTTTTCCAGGTGTTACATGACATATTATTTATACGAGCATTTTTTTATCTACACGGGTAATTTGTATTACGGGGTTAGTTGTTGGTTATTGCTGTTGTTGCTACCGTGTGGTATAGTCGCGGAAACAAGAAGAGTCAACTAGTATAGTGTTAGAGTTGATTTTTCTGTTCTCCTAAAACGTTATCTATAACAATATTAAGGAGCTTAAGGAACGACAACGGCgaaggcaacgagaacgtcacaaatttgcatataatagctttgcacgccctgcacgtgcgtttttcactattgcccatttctttgccgtcgtcagcaaaacaacaacgtgaaatagccaaatttgaggttttatcaagaacgtcagcacttaaggataaattttcattttctcccctaaattaagcgccgttccgaccagtgtcatttttgaggaaccaCGCCCTTGCcatattaaaaaggtttaaatagtcacgaagtgattacaataacgtgaatttatattttgagatgacgtccTAAATTGTTGCcttcgccgtcgtcgttgcttaagctccctaccaTTGGTTAGAAAACCACACCACAGATGGACACAGTCGCTTATGGGTGTTGCATGTGAAGACGGTGCAATGATTAATTAGTGACGTGACTGATGATGGACtatttttctcctttctttgtCATACTCACAGCCCTTATAATATGGGCCTTTTAAAACGGTAAGCCTCCATGTTAACAGAGAGTTTCGTTGCAGAAATGAAGCTGGCGTTAAGCACTGATGAGGTTTTGGCGAAGATTGGCAGCTTTGGTCGTTACCAAGTCGTTCTCAACCTATTCGCAAATATAGCCTATGGGCTCTGGTGGGCTTTCACAGTACTTGTCATGATGTTCATTGCATCGGAGCCGGGATGGAAGTGTCAAAATAAATCCACGTGTCCTTTCAATAAAACTATTCACCTCACAGACAAGGAATACTCATACAGATGCAATATTTCCCGGGAAGACTGGACTTTTTCAGATGACTTTACATCAGTGGTCACGCAGGTACATATTTAAGTCAATCGTACGGCGTGCGTTCAATATTTTGACGCAAACGTGTCACTGTAATTGAAATGGGGGATCAAATggaaaatgtcgttccattcACCACATCCACGTCCTTTTCTAACGAATGGTATTGACTCATATTTGACCGTTTGAAGCTCCTGCCCCATCGACTAAACCATGATTTCTCTTATTTTTCCTGTAGGTCAAACTCTTTTTCTTCCAGCATTTAAAATTCGTCCACCCGAAGGCTTTGTGTTGAGTGGGTGAGACTTTGAACAAGAATTTTTCACTCAGTCCTGATCAGGACTCAGGTCACATCTATCGAGCAACTTCTGAAAGAGAAATCAGCCAGCGAGTAATCAAATTTTGTGGTTTCTTGCATGCTAGCTGTTAGCCTTAAACGCAGTTCGTAACACGGGACACTGAAAACGCAGACTGCaaactgtgcagaccgtctgtaaaatgaaaattcggttagcctgaattaggcctaaataacattcggttagcctaattaggcctaaataacattcaggttagcctgtttacggttagctctcaataatagtgagggtaacgccatattttacccctggtctgcacggtctgcacagtctgcagtctgcgttttggggtGACCATCGTAACACGGTGTTGACAGTTGTGCATGTTAATTCCCCATGTTAAGCTGGTCCTTATAAATCGTACATTTATGTGGACAgtttaagcaattttctcttataGACCCCTCTTTCGTCTAAAACCCGCACTACGCTTAAatatgagcccaacaaattcgccttctcccaactgagtgtcttcatagctcagttggtagagcattgcatcggcatcgcagaggtcacgggttcgagTCCCTTTGAAACCACCCgactttttcaggtgtctataagagataATTGCTTAAATCGTCCAGATAAGTTCGTAGAGTATATACATttaattctttgaaaaaaaaaattgttactcattttctttttggcagtttgaCCTTGTGTGTGACCGTGGCTCACTGGGATTTGTCTCAACCTCTGTTATCTTTGCCGGTCATTTCGTTGGTAGCATCGCTGTGAGTACGATCTCTGACAAGTTTGGACGCAAAATTCCTCTCTACGTTTGTGCATTCTTTTGTTGCCTGTTTAATTTTGTCTCGGCGTTTTCTCCCACGTTTTGGGTGTTTGCACTTTTCCGTGCTCTTGTTGGCTTCTTCATTGGTAAGTGCTCGATTTAGAATAACCACATTGAAACTGAATCGAAACGTTTTGATTTTCTGTCGGCAGATGCCCATATCCCGGAAGTGTCGATAACTCTCGTTCCCAAAGCCTACGTAACCCTTGTCCAGCGGAACGGGCACCGGAGGCTCTTGAATAACCCAAAACCGGAACCACTCGGAACCAGTAAACTCTGGTTCTGTTTGAATAGCTACGCGTGCGTGAAGAGTCCTCTGTAGACCATGCGTGGAAATTCAGACTTTTAGAAATATGGCTTCTTTCTCTAACGTAGAGTACTTCCACAACGCATTGCACTATGCGTACGCTCTCAAAAAATTACTCTTAACTCTTCCTAAAGGAAGCTCAGTATGATTCTTTAATGAATATTGCATACAATTCTAAGGATGCAATCTGCATCCTTCCGACTGCTTTCGGGAAGTCGTTAATGTACCAAATGTTGCCGTATGTATTTGACTACTTTTATTCCAAATGAAACGAAaccgtttttcaacagccaacCAAATATGGCCTTTTTTTCGTATTTGACCAGAGTCTTTCATTCCCGACagctggtcaagggaacgataactctgggaacgagattggtgtTATCTAAACTTAGAATGCGGGTCCCTCCGAGTTATatatggccaatcagattgggcctgaTAACcacaacgcctctgattggtctgcAACGAAGGCAGCACGAGGGAATGCTCGGGCTTAATGCAAAAGTATGAATCgtgaaaggaaaacaatatCGCTAAGGTTATTTCCCTAAAAAATAGATACATGTTCACGTAAAACCGAAAACAGATGAACCgcattccatcgcagatcgTGACTTCCGGGATATGGACTTCTGCTGCCGGTTAATGATATACACGTTTGTCACAAATCCTACTTTCAATTTTAGAATACCTTGTTTCAACTTTTTCTCGTCTTCCATATTTGTCCTTCAGGTGCCTACAGCATACCATTGTTTGTTCTGGCCACGGAGTTTTCGGGAATTCGCCACAGAAGTACCGCTGGGACGCTGGTGTGGGTTGGATACGTTTTATTCTACATGATTCTACCAGCATTTGCATATGCCATCAGGGAATGGAGAACTTTAACCATCGTTACTGGAGCCCCGGGATTTCTGCTTTTAGCTGGGTGGTTGTAAGTAATTAATGATCATGATAAGTGATGGTATATTGTATCCCCATACATACCCTGTCTCAAGTTGtttttagatcgactcccacgCTGTACATATCCCAAGGGAATTAGGCAACAGCCATTCATATGGCGGGAATGTGTTTCGCGTGGATAGCCCACGCTCAGAAAACCCATTCCTGCCGTAGGAATGGCTGTTGCCTAATTCCCTTGGGATATGTACAGCGTGGGAGTCAATGCAAAAGTAACTTTAGACAATTTACCTATGGAAAAGGGTATGTATGGGGGATTCCCACTCTtccccttttattttctcttgattgtAAATAACGATGATTgcggtgatgatgatgatgatgatagtggTCATGATTCAATGACGAAAACTTCGAAAGTCAATCTGCACGAGCGGATAGAAAACTGTCGTCAACAGATTTGTCAAAACTTTTAGGGGTAAGTTTCGCGATAATTTAATTTGCTAAAGTTCAGTCGCCGTGTAAGCTCACGAAATGCTGTTTTCACAACAAATACTGGAACTCGTATCGATCGCCCCTTCCAGTGACGACAGGCCTATTTTACAGATCTCAGGTCAAGGGTCATCTTTTTTATCAATGCTAGCTGAAAGAACCCCTTGTCTTTAAATTTAACTAAGGATTAAGAGCAAATTATCCTTGTTTTAGGCCGAAGATTAGTAAAAATAAAGGGTTAGTGTTGTTCAGTATTGGTAAAACGTTGGCCTGATATTTGTGAACTATGACCGGTACATGTCAAATAAACCTGCCGATTTAGTTACACTAATATTTGTTTTCCTTCTATGCAGTTTTACACCAGAATCTGTCCGTTGGCTTCTGAAAAAAGGTCGCGTAATTGAGGCGCGGAAAACTCTGAGTGAAGTGGCCAGGTTGAATGGTAAACAAATGCCGGATGAGCCCCTAGCTATGCCTAAACAAGAAAAACTCGGAGAATTCCGTGATTTGTTCTCCTCTTTCAATATGACACACCGCACCCTGGGTTCCTGGTTTATATGGTGAGTACtggacaacctcgttcccagtgtcCTCCCTCCCTCTAGAAAgaaccctggttgcggctggtcacgtgtcttcTAGTTTTTTTGCAGATTCCAGAAAAATGAATTAAGGGAGGGATACGATGGTGAAATTTTTGTCTCCTCAGAACTTATCTACTGAGTTCAGTAGGAAGTGGAAATTAAACATCGCGTGGTGCTGGAATGTCTATTAATCTCAAACAAAGTAATTGTCTTCCGTATCCTGTTGGAAGTACTGCCACTACGTATTTCCTTAACGGTAACGCTTTCAGACAAATAACTCAGCCATTgtgttttacttttaaaatcttGTTTGTATTACTCGAAAGCAGCACAACTTGAAGTCTACCTTAAGAACttggacgccattttggaaaaaaaaaaacaatctgtTTCGCCCTTCCTTTTAGATAGAACTGAGTACTGTTGACAAAGTAAAGTCGAGGACCGTGTGCATTTGTACTCatagacacgtgaccagccccAACCATTTTGACCTTGAGTGCTTTCGTTTTGTACGGAAAACGCGATTGATCTGGTgggaaatcaaatggaacaaaCTTTTCCTCTGAAATAAGGAATACCTTCAGAGGTATTCCTCTTTTCTCGGTTTTTCGGAATGATCGGAAAATCATGTACCGTTTGCTGCGTCCCACTAGTACCATGCTCCTTGAGGATTTTGCCCGTAAAAGGATGGCAGAACCCATGGGCCTTGGTGTTTAGCTGCCCAAATAAATCGTCCGGGTTTCAAACAATTCACGCGGGTGCTTTTATAGCTCATAGCCGCACAACTGCAGGTGAGAATTACTACTAATGAAGTAACATTTAGTGTTTGTTTATTTACTGTTGCTATCTTTTTCAGGCATGAAATccggcagccatgtttgttatTTTAAATGTTAGTACCCAGTCTCTTTgagaaaaatgtttaaaaaacatcAAAAGGAACATACTCGTCCCGTTCCATTTTGATTGAGGAATTTGCTCTATTCCTTTTAGCAGGAAAGTCTCCCTGGTTTTTCCATGTAAAAGGAAAGGGCCCCTACTTTCACGAGGGAGGAAGAGAGAGtttccctgggaacgaggttgagtgcGGGAAAGGGGCTTGATGAAGTGTTCATTCAACGGTTGCTGAGTAAATTGTGTATTAATTTCATTAATGATGTAGGCTGAGATTTACTCCGGCCCTTTTCCTCTGATTCAAACACTGGAGCGCTGGAGTGCAAGAAGAGTTTATTCACACCAGTGTAGTTTAATTAACCATTCGCTTGCAGGAAATCTTATTTACATACGGCACAATTTTATTGCTTAACAGGTTTGCGGCTTCGTTTATCAGTTGGGGAGTGTCTTTAAGTGCTCCATTCCTGAGTGGAAACATTTACATCAACGTGTTTATAAGCGGAGCATCCGCCTTGCCGGCCTATCCTGTAATGACTTACCTAAATTTGAGGTAGGGTACAGCTTAGCTACAGTGATGGGGTGCAcaaattctttattattattattattattattattattattattattattattattattattattattattattattattatgtttttttttttacttttatttgcCTTAAGCCGGTTTTGAGTTAACAGTTGGGATTAATAacctttatttttttattactaCTCGTTTATATATAAGCCCTTGCGTCCTCTTTTAAGCAAAATCGAGGCAAACTCTGAAGCAACTGTTGTGTTCCTCGCAATTAGGCCCCTACatgcttctttctttcttcatgaCACTTATGAAGGCGCAATGCAGAATTTTGCTGGTCAGCGTCATCGTCCTCAAACCCCAGTGATTTTCAACTTATTTTTGAGAGAGCTTGGTCGACGTTAAAAAAGTCGCTACAACAAGAGCACTGGAAACTTAGCTTTTGAAAGTCtgccaatttttttctttgattcttTTTCCATAATCCATATTAATATATGTTGCGCCAGAGCTAAACTTGCATAGAATGGGAAATATAGCAACGGCCACAACTATATGGATTTTAAATAGCTGGATCCCAGTTCTGAGAACAAAAATTTGACATGTATGAGTGCTAATGTCCTTCAGCGACACAATGCGTAGTCCGACAGCCACTTTAATTTGACTAGATTCGTCGAGTGGAAGCCAGAAGATCCACTATTTCTAtattgggacactgtaaactttcATATTGAAAGGCCATGAAAGCACGAAGTTGGCTatgattttatttcatttcactgGCTCAACAAGTGCCGAACAGAAGCGCCAATGCGAATCCAAAACTTCCCATCGCACATGGAGTAAAGCGGAGAGTGCAAAGAGGCATATTTTCTTTCGTCCAATTTTCCTACAAGACTGTTTAGTACTGAATTGAAAGAAAGCTAGTGCTTATTCATATTCTTTTACAAAGTTGTTTTGTGTATGTCATTGCATCAACTATTCACTTTTTTGAATTTGTATTTCTTGCATTAATTGTCTTGACCATACTGTAACAGCTTACGGCATAATAACCGCACGTCAGACACACAATTATGCAAGAAATTTCACCTAATAGCCATCCTCAGTCTCCTACCAAAGGGAACACTCTCTCAATGACTTCCTATAGTCAACACTAAAATTCCTGACAAGGACTAAACCTTAGCAATTGTTTTACGAACGTAGGAAGAGGGTAGCAGGCACTTCAATGGAAAGCCACAAACTGACATGTAACCCACCCAGAACCATGAGCTATACCCATTTTAGCGGCGCTCCGTTCGACGtaggcgcgcgcggagcaccatgggtaagacttatggtaacccatctgtgcaagaaaattggttttggtcaccgtgcgatgtacgtacgtccacccatccATATATGCCAATGTCACcggtatcacgtgaccatatcgcgagGTCAAGTTTAGAGCTTTTTGAGgtcagctattttttttttttttttttttggttgaccGCTTTTAAGGAGCATCTCTTTAATGAACGGTCTTGTTCTAAGGAAATGGGGTGTATATTAAAAAATCTAATATGCATGCTATCTATttgcctttccttttttcttttaggtTTAGTCGCAGGAAAATCTTGACAATGGCATTCATTGCCGCTGCCGTAGGTTCGATTGGTGCCATTTTGCTTTCAGACAAAGCTGAATTCGACAAAGGTGATATCTTTACCCACTGTCCTTGGCAAATAAAGTAAGAATAGAGGGCCTTGGAAACGGATATTCAGTTGCCTTAAAATGGACGATAAACTTGAGGCAGAAAGAACTTGAGACTATTGCTTTGAGACTATCAATTAAAAGGCAGCCAGGACATCCGCCAAAAAAAGAATGGCCTCCGATCACAAAGATTAAACGAGTCTCCACTTTTCATATGTGATATCCAAACCTTCTTAGTTGCTGTTGAGGTGGGAAAAGAGGTGACCAATTCCATTAAAAATGGTAGGATCCATTGAAAAGGCATCGACCATTTTTAAGGGCAAATGGTTTAAAGTCGAACACAAATCTTCcttaaagttgtttttttgctgctttatttttttttgtttgtctatttatttgtttgtttcaaatatTGAGCTCACTACAAAGATTTTTGATCGCTCGGACGCCGGCTCTATAAAATTAAAAGCCGAGGTGTGGCTGTGAAATCTTTGCCGCGAACTGGGTTCATAAGGTAAAATAAATCGCTGTTAACTTGAAGTACTCGAAGACAATAGCCTTTCGCATTTAATTCCCCTCAACTGTTCTTAGTCAAAGATGCATGAAATCGTTTGTTTACGACTGATGCTGATATCTCTCTTATGCTTCCATTCGTTAGGTTATAGGATTGGAAAAATCTTCATGTATTTGTGTGTTGCTAAGTTCGGTGGTGAATCGGCATTCATTATGGTATACATCTTTTCCGTGGAGCTGTTTCCAACAACCTTGCGGTAAGCGTGAAGGACAGAGGTGGCACCTTGAGTGGATAAATATTTACATGCTTTAAAGCGATTTTCAtttcagaaaagaaaagaatgttttgtttACAATTAATTGCACTGAGCTAACAAGCGAATTTACCGGCACTCTAATTAACTTAAACAATCCAAAAGAAACAACTTAAATTAAGTTAATAAACTTAGGAAACCCTTCTAGGAAGAGACAACTAGCTGGCCATTTTCAAGGCATTGTATGGAAAGGCATaggcggatccaggggaggaGTTGACGGTAGGCTCTTACTGATAGTGCTAGTACTTTTTGTGGTATTATTTGGCTTCGcgagcatttttttctttttttacaatttATCCCAAAAAGCACTGCTAGCATTATTTTGGATTTTCGACTGATTATTTGTATAAGTTTGTGTTAAAAAGCACAATCTGACTTTATTTATGTCGTCCAAAGCCGCATTTTGCCCTCATTTTAGTCAAAGGAGCCGAGGAGGCCTGGGGAATAGGTTTGATAGGTCAGCGGTTGCCTTCTAGAACCCAGTCCATCACACTCGTTCCAACATGGCGTCATTCACATTGTCATCGAGGAACAATGGAAGTCAGCCAGCCAAGGCAGAGATAGCTCGAGAGCGTACTCTGCCATTAATCAGTGGAAAAATAAGACTAGGGGGAACTGTGATGCAAAAAACATAAGCATACATGATCGGATTCAGCAATATCCAAGAGAAGAACTATCAATCAAAGATGGGAAGTTGTTTTATCTGGCATGCCGCGAAATAGTGTCTACTAAGAAGAGTATTGTAATTACACACTTGGCTTCAAAGAAACTTGGAAATGGTAAAGACAAACTGAAGAAGTCTAAGCTGAAGAATCAGACGATTATGGAGGCTTTTAGAGCGGGGGACAGGACGCAGAAAGACAGCTCACTACCCATAACTGAACGGGCCTACCGACTCGAAGTGGTCAAAGAGTTTCTGAGGGCTGGCATCCCAATTGGGAAAATCAATATGCTGCGGTCCCTCTGAGAGAAGAATGGCCAACGTCTCACAGCAAGTGCTCATCTTGGTCAGTATATGTCAATTGTTTTCAGGCAGGAAGTCCAAAGGATCAAAAATGAATTGACTTTGCCTGGTCAAACTGGCATGACAAGAGATGGTTCGATAATTTTTGACGGAAGTACACGACAAGGAGAAGCAATTGCTGTGATCGTGCGTTTCCTTGACGATAATTGGTCGATTATTCAACATCTCGTCAGAATTGATATATGATCCAAATTAGTAAATGCCGATGATCTTGCACAAGTACTTAATCAGTGCCTATCAGTTGATTATGGAGTCAAGGCCAATTCGTTGCTCGCAGCCATGAGACATGGTGCAAGTGTGAACCAGGCAGCGTTGGATAGGATTGCATTTATATTTCCTAAAATGCTCAACGTTGTGTGTTTCTCACATACCCTTGACAGTGTTGGGAGTCATCTTGTCATTCCAACTCTTCTAGAGTTCGGTAGCGTATAGATTCGCCTGTTCCGCCGTAGCTACAAGGCAAAGCTGTTGTGGAAGAATCTGACTGGCCAAAGACCAAGATCATACAGTGAGACGAGATGGTGGTCAAAGTGGGAAGTCTATCaacaattattaaaaactggatcattggataatgtaattcgagagttttgattggctaagccatcatgtgTTATGAGCCATTACATCATGATCTACAAagacggcaagcatatgcgtgatttttagggcctttttatttttattgtagtccagttttctatattttgggggtgtttttaataaaacaattattccactcgcgcttgttggatatgagatgattatagccaactcggcgctacgcgcctcgttggctatctatcatctcatatccaacggtgatccaacgcgcgctcatggaataattgttaaatattcataCAGTTTGGAGATATCGAGCGATTGTTGATAGAAGCAGAAGCCACTAATGTCGGTCCACAGTTACTCCCTCAACTTCAAGCAATATTTTCCGATCCTGAGCGACTAATCAACCTGAAGCTCGAGCTCGCCATCACTATCGATGTTGGGGAGCACTTTGTGAAAGCGACGTATTTCTTGGGAGGTGATGGCCCTCTCGTGCTCTCCTGTTATGAGAAACTCCATGCTGTTGCCCGAGCCTGCCAAGTCCCCCACTTTCCTAACGTGCAAGCAGTCGCGGCAGCAATCGCCAATGAAAATCCTGCCCAAAACGTAGCAGCCCTCGAACAGCAGGCAAAGGCATGTGTCTAACCAGCCATAGATCGGTTTCTGAGAAAGTTCAATGTCCAACTATATAACACAGTGTCAGCGTTCAAGGCTGCGAAGTATGTGTCCGGTCAGCGTCCAGTGGCTGAAGCCAATTCAGCAATCAGTCTTCCCTTTctcgatgatgatgatggaatTATCAACGGTCTAAAAGCTGAACTACCTGCTTACTTAGCTGCCACTGAAGACATGGTTATCAACACAGAAGAGCGAAAGGTAAAATGGTGGCACGACCACAAGGATCAGCTCCCTCATTGGGCATCTGCAGTGAAGAAAGTGCAGCGGGTGCAGCCATCCTCGGCTGCAGCAGAAAGGGTATTCTCTATTCTCAATTCCTCATTCAACGATCAACAAGAGCACGCCTTAGTTGACTATCTGAAAGCAAGTGTGATGACCCAATACAGCAAGTAATGATTGACTTCTAGTATGGGTAATGATGACCCAATAACAAGCGATGATTAATTTCTAGTATCAGAAAACCTCAAACGTTGTGTTGgactgatgaaaaaaaaaacattgatcgttaaattttgttcttgaaaaatgtaactgaaaatctgaaaaatgtaatattctatgttgaaaaaaatcggaaaaaaGTGAGCATTTTTTGTAACCCACGagcacttttttaaaaagttagcattattttagcacttttttgGCCAAAAGAAGCACTGCTTTAAgcatttaatgctttttttacGAGCACTATCGGTAAGAGCCTAGTTGACGGGGTTGCAAGCCCCCTTTGAGCAGGattttttcttattattattttgtttgatcCTTCATAAAAATaacagtcaattttttttacgtagttttattttttttttttttacttccacGAATTGACTAAATGTCAAGTTGTGAAAGAATAATGTACATTTCGTGATCGCTGTATTTCATGCCTTGGCTGGACCCCAGATCCCCTTAAGAGCTCGGGCTAGTGGTACTCGCGTTCCacaccccttccccctccccttTCAGAAATTCCTGGACCCGTTTCTTGAAGATCTGAAACGAAGACAATTTCTGCCAGTAATCGGGCGAAACCGAATGCAAATGTGGTTAACTACCTACCCATTGGACAAAAGTGGGATCACGCCACTTCCACCAAGCCATTTTTTGAGTGTCGAAAAACTTGTGGCAATTTATTTGGTTTTACGC
The Montipora capricornis isolate CH-2021 chromosome 10, ASM3666992v2, whole genome shotgun sequence genome window above contains:
- the LOC138022204 gene encoding organic cation/carnitine transporter 2-like isoform X1: MRLQGNFPLESAAKREMKLALSTDEVLAKIGSFGRYQVVLNLFANIAYGLWWAFTVLVMMFIASEPGWKCQNKSTCPFNKTIHLTDKEYSYRCNISREDWTFSDDFTSVVTQFDLVCDRGSLGFVSTSVIFAGHFVGSIAVSTISDKFGRKIPLYVCAFFCCLFNFVSAFSPTFWVFALFRALVGFFIGAYSIPLFVLATEFSGIRHRSTAGTLVWVGYVLFYMILPAFAYAIREWRTLTIVTGAPGFLLLAGWFFTPESVRWLLKKGRVIEARKTLSEVARLNGKQMPDEPLAMPKQEKLGEFRDLFSSFNMTHRTLGSWFIWFAASFISWGVSLSAPFLSGNIYINVFISGASALPAYPVMTYLNLRFSRRKILTMAFIAAAVGSIGAILLSDKAEFDKGYRIGKIFMYLCVAKFGGESAFIMVYIFSVELFPTTLRNVGMGTSTAAARVSAFVSVYAPLLLTVHRFLPYGIMAGLAVAAAVVSMTLPETYNQPTLEDLVTKEQEDGDELESVDNKKGIDPDNNEKNALM
- the LOC138022204 gene encoding organic cation/carnitine transporter 2-like isoform X2; amino-acid sequence: MKLALSTDEVLAKIGSFGRYQVVLNLFANIAYGLWWAFTVLVMMFIASEPGWKCQNKSTCPFNKTIHLTDKEYSYRCNISREDWTFSDDFTSVVTQFDLVCDRGSLGFVSTSVIFAGHFVGSIAVSTISDKFGRKIPLYVCAFFCCLFNFVSAFSPTFWVFALFRALVGFFIGAYSIPLFVLATEFSGIRHRSTAGTLVWVGYVLFYMILPAFAYAIREWRTLTIVTGAPGFLLLAGWFFTPESVRWLLKKGRVIEARKTLSEVARLNGKQMPDEPLAMPKQEKLGEFRDLFSSFNMTHRTLGSWFIWFAASFISWGVSLSAPFLSGNIYINVFISGASALPAYPVMTYLNLRFSRRKILTMAFIAAAVGSIGAILLSDKAEFDKGYRIGKIFMYLCVAKFGGESAFIMVYIFSVELFPTTLRNVGMGTSTAAARVSAFVSVYAPLLLTVHRFLPYGIMAGLAVAAAVVSMTLPETYNQPTLEDLVTKEQEDGDELESVDNKKGIDPDNNEKNALM